Within the Clostridia bacterium genome, the region CCAGCAGATATCAAAACACATCTAAACCGTTCTATGAGATGGACTAGAGGGGATTGGCAAAATATCGGGTATTTGAAAAATAAAGTAAAAGATGAATTTAATAGGACGATAAAAAATCCCATTAATCTTTTGTCAAAATGGCGTATTTTTTCTAATGTTAACTACAGCCTTGTTTATATATGTGCGCTTTTTTTATTGCTTATTTCAGCATTTATAGGAAATGTTTCATTAATTACTTTTGGGTTGTTTTTGAGCTTTGATTTTATTTTGATATTGTATTCTTTATTGTTTAATTCATTCAAATCGCGATTTACTTATGCTTTTTTGAGAGAAGCCAAAGAAGCATTTTTACGGGCAGTAATTTTTGCAGTATGCCTGCCGTATATCGCGATTAATCTTTTAGTTGCTATTTTGCAATCATTGTATCGAATGATAATCTCAAAAAGAAATCTATTGAAATGGAATACCTATGCACATTCATCTTTGGATAAAAAGGATACAATGTCTTTTTGGGCTAAAGAACTTATTTTACCTTGCCTAATAACTTTTTGGATATATGCGGCTTTTTCATTTCTGATGTCGGGTATAAACGGAATTTTAAATAGCCTGTGGGCATTGATATTTTTATTTTCAATTCCTGTTGCATATTTTTCGTCTTATAGAGTCAATAAACCTACTTTGATACAAGATGATGATAAAGCACTTTTGTTTGATATCGCAAAAAGAACATATGAGTATTTTGTAGACTTTGGTTTAAAATCAGATAATCAGCTTATATGCGACAATTATCAGGAAAATTATATACAAAGTTCTGCAAAACGCACTTCACCAACTAATATAGGGTATCAGATTTTGAGTGCAATCTGTGCCTATGACCTCAAAATTATTGATTATTTTGAGATGTATAATACTTTGTCTAATATTATAGGCGTAGTATCTAAATTAAAAAAATGGAGAGGAAATCTATATAACTGGTACGATACTCAAGATCTAAAGGTTATAAGAAATTATATTTCTACTGTCGATAATGGCAATTTACTTGCTGCCTTGATTGTGGCAAAACAAACGCTGAAGAAAAAAGATGTGTTATATATCAAAATAAAAAGATTAATAGATAAAATGGATTTGTCCAAGCTTTATGACTATAACAAAAAATTATTTTATTTGGGAACTGATACTAGGACTTACGACAAAATCCATTATGATCTTATGGCAAGCGAAGCAATGCTTACCAGCTTTTTGGCTGTTTGCCTTAACAAAGTACCAAAAGAACATTGGCATCATCTTTCGCGTACATCAGTAAGATATGACGGCAACACTTTGTTTTCATGGAGTGGTGGCATGTTTGAGTATTTGATGCCTTTTTTGTTTTTAAAAGCTAGAGAAGGCTCTATGCTGTATCAATCATCAATAAACTGCGTCAATTCTCAAATAAGATATACAAAACAATTAGGTTACAATATATGGGGAATATCCGAATCTCAATATTTTGCAACAGATAATCTAAAAAATTATCAATATAAAGCGTTTGGAGTGCCGTATATTGCCCTGAAAAACTCAGACGATAATTTAGTCATCTCGCCATACTCAACAGGTCTTGCCCTTGAAATCAACCCAAAACAGGCAATAAAAAATATCCATAAATTAATTTCGTACGGGCTTATGGGTAAATATGGATTATATGAAGCAATGGATTTGACTGAAGATGAGCATATAAACAAAACCTATATGGCACATCATCAGGGAATGATTTTATGTGCGATTGACAATCTTCTTAATAATGATATTATCAGGCAAAGATTTATGTCCGTTCCCGAAATTCAGGCATTTGAAATAATGCTTTTTGAACCTGAAATTGACTATGCTAGAAGAAAAAAAATATATAAGCCTATGCCTGTATTTGGACTTGATCCTATTACAGAAACAATAACTCATCAGCCTACACTTCCTGCCTATAATTTACTTAATAATGGAAGATATTATCTTGCGTTGGATTCGCAAGGAAATGGCTGTGCAGTCTTAAATGGAATTACTTTAAATAAAGAGAATAATTATAATCAGGGCGTCAATGTCTATATTAACGGTAAAGTAATTAGGCTTATGTCACAAGCACAAACAATAATTCAAAATAGCTCGTATTGTTTGTATAAGTATGAATATAATGACTTAGTTTTTGAGCTAAAGATTGCTCTAATGCAGGATTATGACGGCGAAATAAGATGCTTAAAAATAACTAATGACAGTGAAAATGAGATTTCTTTGCGTGCTGCGTTTTTTGTTGAGCCTGTTTTGACCTTTGCGCAAAATTATTATGCTCATCCTGTATTTAACAACATGGTTGTGGTAACCAAGAAGTTAGGTGATAATATCATTTATGCATATCGCAATAATGATAAGCATCCTGTTTATTTTGCCGCATCTTTGGCAGAAGGCAAAACATTGTATGAATCAAATAGATTTAATTTTCATACAAGAAACGGTTTGGGCTGGATATATCTTAACCAAGAAAAAGCAGATAGCTTTGGAGAAATTTTGGAACCTGTTTTGGGCGCAATACAGAATATAAAGATACCGCCTATGAAAAAGGCGACAATTAATTATATTTTGGTTGCAGGTTCGAATTTGGACATAATTAAAGATGCGATATGCGCGTATAGTACAGAAGAAGGTATAGAAAAGGCTATAGATACTTCGACTATATATCTAAAGCAGATGTGGAAGACTTTTTCTCCAGAAAAAAATCTTATGTGCACTGTTAAGACAATGTTTGCGCGTTTGAAGACATGTGCAATTAATTATGAATATGATTATTCAGATCTGCATGATGACATAAGGACTTTATTAAAAAACGGAATAAATGCAGTTAATCCAATAATATCGTTCTTTTATAGGTCAGAAAATACCAATGATTTGTTAAAGACTGTTGAGATTTTCAAATATTTGTCAGCATTTGGGTTGAAAATAACTTTGGTGTTGCTGTATTCAGAACCTGAGATGTATATAAATCCAATGCTTAGTGAAATAAATCGTGCAATTGATAGATTGTCATTAAGACAGATGGTTTCAGAAGGCAGAATCAATATTATCAATATAACAAGGATCGACGAAAATATTGTCAATATTTTAAAAAGAGTATCTCAATATTATTTTGATGGTGTATTCAAAAGCGATACTAATGCTTCTGTATATCCTTCAAAACTCAAAAAGAAAGATAAACTTTATCCAACAAAACCTATAAAAAACAAAAATTTGAATTTTGAATTGGGAATGGGTGGATTTATTGACCAAACCGCATACTATGTTAATCTTACCAAAGACAATACACCGTTGCCTTGGAGTAATATTATTGCTGTTAATGGCTTTGGAACACTTATCACAGAAAAGGGCGGCGGATATACATGGTCAGATAATTCTAGAGAAAGTAAGCTTACAGTCTGGCAAAATGATGTTATTTTTGATAGAAATTCTGAAGAAATTATCATAAGGGATGAAAACACTAAAATATCATGGAAAGCGACCAAAGATAATTTGGAACAGGCACATTATACCGTAATTCATGATTTGGGAGAAACTGTTTTTGAAACATCATATAACGGAATTTATTCAAAAACGTCAGAGTTTATAGATATTGATGCTAAAGCCAAGATTTTTAATATAAGTCTATCTAATACCTCTCAAGCAGATAGAAAGATAAGTATTGCCTTAAATCTTGAACTTGCTCTTGGCGTCAATTCTTATGAAAACGGTGATAAGCTATTTTTTAAAAAAGAAAATGCAAAGATACTTGCATATAATGCGATTAATAATCTCAAGGCATATCTTGGAACAGATCAAAAAGAATTTGATTACCTGTTCTCTTCAATGGATTTTGATTACTGGTGTTCTGGAGGAGAATGGATAAATTTAAGTTGTTCAAGACCGTGCCTAGCATTAAAAGTAGAAACTGAGCTTAAGTCTGACCAAACTAAAGAAATCAATTTTTGGTTATCTGATAAAAATTATGAACTAAAAGATGTAAAGTCAATTAGAAAAAAATGCTTAGATTATTTTAAGAATCTGACATGTATAAAAGTATCTACGCCGTCTGAAGAAATTAATAGACTGTTAAGCCGTTTGCCTTATCAGGTGCTTTGTTCTAGGTTCTTCGGAAGATGCGGTTATTATCAGGCTGGCGGAGCTTATGGTTTTAGAGATCAATTGCAGGATTGTCTGACTGTTCTTTATATCAATTCAGATCTAGTTAGAGAGCATATTATCCGATGTGCGTCTCATCAGTATGAAGAGGGTGATGTACAGCATTGGTGGCATCCACAAAGAAAAGGTACACGAACTTTTATGACTGACGACTTGTTGTTTTTGCCTTTGCTTGTGGCAGAATATATTAAATATACAGGCGATTTTGATATTTTGGATGAAAAAGTGCCATATTTGCGTTCGCCGGCATTAAAACCAGGAGAACACAGCAGATATGAAGAACCTGAAATATCTCATATTTCGGACACTGTCTATATGCATTGTATTAGGGCTTTTGAAACTGCAATATTAAGAAGAAGCCATAGGGGCTTATCTTTAATAGGTAGCGGAGACTGGAACGATGCTATGGATAAAGTCGGACCAAAAGGCGAAGGTGAGAGTATTTGGCTTAGCATGTTTTTGTGCTATTGTCTAAATGAGTTTTTACCACTTGTGCGGTCAGCTGCTTTGATCTCAGAATATAAAAATGAAATCATAGAACTTAAAAAAGCTGTTAGAGAATACGGTTGGGATGGAGAATGGTACAGACGAGCATATTTTGATAACGGATATCCTTTGGGCAGTATTGACAGTAAAGAATGCAAAATAGATATCTTAAGTCAAGCGTGGGCAGTCATATCAAACATAGGAGATGATATAAGGGCAAAAAAAGCCTTAAGTTCAGCAGAAGAACGCCTTGTCGATTATGAATATAAAATAGTAAAATTAATGGATCCGCCTATAAAAGAACTTGATGCTGGTTATATAAGCAATTATCCAAAAGGCGTTCGTGAAAATGGAGGACAATATACGCATGCTGCTGTTTGGTTTGCGCAAGCGCTTATATTGAACGGACAAAAAGATAAAGGATATAAGATATTAGATCTAATAAACCCTATGACTCATACCATGACATTTGATGATGTTCAAAGGTACAAAGGAGAGCCTTATGTAATGGCTGCTGATGTTTATTCTAATCCTTTGTTTTTGGGACGTGCAGGATGGACTTATTATACCGGAACAGCTTCTTGGA harbors:
- a CDS encoding glucoamylase family protein; the protein is SDAFNQGLFCGKGIIDVERFNQKLKGKLPKNRILSHDLIEGAWLNTIDSDAVLYENTPADIKTHLNRSMRWTRGDWQNIGYLKNKVKDEFNRTIKNPINLLSKWRIFSNVNYSLVYICALFLLLISAFIGNVSLITFGLFLSFDFILILYSLLFNSFKSRFTYAFLREAKEAFLRAVIFAVCLPYIAINLLVAILQSLYRMIISKRNLLKWNTYAHSSLDKKDTMSFWAKELILPCLITFWIYAAFSFLMSGINGILNSLWALIFLFSIPVAYFSSYRVNKPTLIQDDDKALLFDIAKRTYEYFVDFGLKSDNQLICDNYQENYIQSSAKRTSPTNIGYQILSAICAYDLKIIDYFEMYNTLSNIIGVVSKLKKWRGNLYNWYDTQDLKVIRNYISTVDNGNLLAALIVAKQTLKKKDVLYIKIKRLIDKMDLSKLYDYNKKLFYLGTDTRTYDKIHYDLMASEAMLTSFLAVCLNKVPKEHWHHLSRTSVRYDGNTLFSWSGGMFEYLMPFLFLKAREGSMLYQSSINCVNSQIRYTKQLGYNIWGISESQYFATDNLKNYQYKAFGVPYIALKNSDDNLVISPYSTGLALEINPKQAIKNIHKLISYGLMGKYGLYEAMDLTEDEHINKTYMAHHQGMILCAIDNLLNNDIIRQRFMSVPEIQAFEIMLFEPEIDYARRKKIYKPMPVFGLDPITETITHQPTLPAYNLLNNGRYYLALDSQGNGCAVLNGITLNKENNYNQGVNVYINGKVIRLMSQAQTIIQNSSYCLYKYEYNDLVFELKIALMQDYDGEIRCLKITNDSENEISLRAAFFVEPVLTFAQNYYAHPVFNNMVVVTKKLGDNIIYAYRNNDKHPVYFAASLAEGKTLYESNRFNFHTRNGLGWIYLNQEKADSFGEILEPVLGAIQNIKIPPMKKATINYILVAGSNLDIIKDAICAYSTEEGIEKAIDTSTIYLKQMWKTFSPEKNLMCTVKTMFARLKTCAINYEYDYSDLHDDIRTLLKNGINAVNPIISFFYRSENTNDLLKTVEIFKYLSAFGLKITLVLLYSEPEMYINPMLSEINRAIDRLSLRQMVSEGRINIINITRIDENIVNILKRVSQYYFDGVFKSDTNASVYPSKLKKKDKLYPTKPIKNKNLNFELGMGGFIDQTAYYVNLTKDNTPLPWSNIIAVNGFGTLITEKGGGYTWSDNSRESKLTVWQNDVIFDRNSEEIIIRDENTKISWKATKDNLEQAHYTVIHDLGETVFETSYNGIYSKTSEFIDIDAKAKIFNISLSNTSQADRKISIALNLELALGVNSYENGDKLFFKKENAKILAYNAINNLKAYLGTDQKEFDYLFSSMDFDYWCSGGEWINLSCSRPCLALKVETELKSDQTKEINFWLSDKNYELKDVKSIRKKCLDYFKNLTCIKVSTPSEEINRLLSRLPYQVLCSRFFGRCGYYQAGGAYGFRDQLQDCLTVLYINSDLVREHIIRCASHQYEEGDVQHWWHPQRKGTRTFMTDDLLFLPLLVAEYIKYTGDFDILDEKVPYLRSPALKPGEHSRYEEPEISHISDTVYMHCIRAFETAILRRSHRGLSLIGSGDWNDAMDKVGPKGEGESIWLSMFLCYCLNEFLPLVRSAALISEYKNEIIELKKAVREYGWDGEWYRRAYFDNGYPLGSIDSKECKIDILSQAWAVISNIGDDIRAKKALSSAEERLVDYEYKIVKLMDPPIKELDAGYISNYPKGVRENGGQYTHAAVWFAQALILNGQKDKGYKILDLINPMTHTMTFDDVQRYKGEPYVMAADVYSNPLFLGRAGWTYYTGTASWMYKVLIENVLGIKRRGRKLLIEPSLPSSWKECEVIYNYDGSEIKIKIVNKGNNQPTLYIDDRIYYNINYLTLNHSLSRSKIVVEI